The following are encoded together in the Bradyrhizobium genosp. L genome:
- a CDS encoding GIY-YIG nuclease family protein, which yields MAGLVPAIHVLQYLRMAGGYVYFLTNRPNGILYVGVTSDLVRRIFEHRSGFVDGFTKRYGLKRLVYFEQFDDIRDAIQREHNIKHWPRAWKVRKIVVANPNWDDLFDTITQ from the coding sequence ATGGCCGGGCTTGTCCCGGCCATCCACGTCTTGCAATATCTCCGCATGGCAGGTGGGTACGTCTATTTTCTGACCAACCGTCCGAACGGCATCCTGTATGTCGGAGTGACGAGCGATCTTGTCCGCCGAATATTCGAGCATCGGTCCGGATTCGTTGATGGCTTCACCAAGCGGTATGGTTTGAAGCGGCTGGTCTACTTTGAGCAGTTTGACGACATTCGCGATGCCATTCAGCGCGAACACAACATCAAGCATTGGCCGCGCGCATGGAAGGTCCGCAAGATTGTCGTGGCGAACCCGAATTGGGACGATCTCTTCGACACCATCACACAGTAA
- the murB gene encoding UDP-N-acetylmuramate dehydrogenase, translated as MTFPDITPDLKAAMPELRGRLLANQRLSELTWFRVGGPAQVLFTPADEDDLAYFLKHLPQEWPVYVVGVGSNLIVRDGGLPGVVIRLAPRAFGETSAADDIVTAGAAALDKRVAETAAGANIGGMEFLFGIPGTVGGALRMNAGANGGETKDVLVEATGIGRDGAKHNFTNADMKFVYRSSGVDPSIIFTSARFRGSITDAEAIRIRMNEVQAHRETAQPIREKTGGSTFKNPPGHSAWKLIDAAGCRGLKLGGAQVSELHCNFLINTGNATGHDIEALGETVRERVKHNSGIELHWEIKRIGIPG; from the coding sequence ATGACCTTCCCCGACATCACGCCTGATCTGAAAGCCGCGATGCCGGAGCTGCGCGGGCGGTTGCTGGCCAATCAGCGGCTTTCGGAGCTGACCTGGTTTCGGGTCGGCGGGCCGGCGCAGGTTTTGTTCACGCCGGCGGATGAGGATGATCTCGCATACTTCCTCAAGCACCTGCCGCAGGAGTGGCCGGTCTATGTCGTCGGTGTCGGCTCCAACCTGATCGTGCGCGATGGCGGCCTGCCGGGGGTGGTGATCCGGCTGGCGCCGCGGGCGTTCGGCGAGACCAGCGCGGCCGATGATATCGTCACCGCCGGCGCCGCAGCGCTCGACAAGCGCGTGGCGGAGACGGCAGCGGGCGCCAATATCGGCGGCATGGAATTCCTGTTCGGCATTCCCGGCACGGTCGGCGGTGCGCTGCGGATGAATGCTGGCGCCAACGGCGGCGAGACCAAGGATGTGCTGGTGGAGGCGACCGGCATCGGCCGCGACGGCGCCAAGCACAACTTCACCAATGCCGACATGAAGTTCGTCTACCGCAGCAGCGGCGTCGATCCCTCCATCATCTTCACCTCGGCGCGCTTCCGCGGCAGCATCACCGATGCGGAAGCAATCCGCATCCGCATGAACGAGGTGCAAGCCCATCGCGAGACCGCACAGCCGATCCGCGAGAAGACCGGCGGCTCGACCTTCAAGAACCCGCCGGGCCACAGTGCCTGGAAGCTGATCGACGCTGCCGGTTGCCGCGGCCTCAAGCTCGGCGGCGCGCAGGTCTCGGAGCTGCACTGCAATTTCCTGATCAATACCGGCAACGCCACCGGGCATGACATCGAGGCGTTGGGCGAGACGGTCCGCGAACGCGTGAAGCACAATTCCGGAATCGAGCTACACTGGGAAATCAAGCGGATCGGGATTCCGGGCTAG